ggttatgtatcaaaaataacCCTTAGTTTGTAAATGATACTAGTTGAATGTAGCCGTTATCAAATTTTACTTAAATTTGAAGAAGTATGTATCTAGTACGACACCATACACATGAtacatgaaaatttatgattcaAAAACTTAGagttatgtattaaaaataatatgcaaACATGATACATTACATTATAAGTTGCAGTGTATCATAACACTAAAAAGTACAAATTATACAtgatttaaaaagtaaaaaaccaCTAGATACATTATAAATCACAACCTTTAGTAAAAAAAggttttttcataaaattatagGTTCAGCTTTTCTACCcctttttggtttttttttccaCATTAAGTTTAGAAGAAGAAGATACATACTTCTTCGACTTCTCTTTATAAACATTCAGATTCGCCATTGCTAATTGATGCAACTGATTGTGAACTTGTTTGGATCTGTTTTCAACCCAATCATCATCATCAGAATCATAAACACGATCAATGTTAGCTACGTTTAACTGGATAATACCAATGCTAAAAGAAGAAACATCATCCATATGTATCAGGACTTTgaatatgcaaaaaaaaaaatgatctgtaagtcaaagaaaaggaaaatctatctattgagaagagagaactaatttgaatttcaaacttGTAATTAACTCTAAGATTGTGGAgtgaaaatagaaagaaattgGGAGAGTGATAAAAAGAAGAGGGAGACATGGGTTTGGAGGAGAGAGAAGCACTGTATTTAATggaattgaattttgaattaaatgaagaaatttttgagatattttaaaattataaaaaataataaaaaatatgataaataaagatGTGTcgataaataatttttctttaaaatatcttGTAGCTTTATTCCTCCGATGAATTTATTTAGCACAAATCCGATTAGTCATGTCAATAAACGTTGGATAGTGGATAATATATGATTttaataagagaaaataccCCCCTAGtataatacatattttttaaaaagacagTGAAACTTTGCGGGAGTCCTATTACCTCcttgtttttatttaaaattaatttattatatctACGTGACATGATCCTATTTTTTAATTGGCGAGTGAGCCAagccaaaaaataaaagaatatttatttcagCATTTATTTAAGGAAAAGtactattttctcttcttttcttgtattGATTCTTTCTTTTCCATTATCTTCTTCACCCAATTTTAAAAATCCATTTACCGTTTCTTTATCTTCTTGAACTGAGAAGACCCATTTACTTCAAccattttttgtcatttttttcttgTCTTCTTGCTCCTCTTTGTTCCCTTTTCCTATTTTATCCtctatttattcaaaaaaaaaaaacgtgagcCTCTTTCTACGAGGAATCACTGTTCTGAACACCTAATATATGCTATTGAGTTCTTTAGCATGGCTATTAAGAAATTTcgatttattatgattattcAGTTAGTTAGAGAATACTATAATTTCGTAATGGAGTTCCGCTGCATCATTATTGTAACACTATTAGAAAGGAGATGATACATTAGAGATTTATTCATTTTCAATTAAAATTTgatagtgatttattaattttaattattgatttGGCAATATAAATAGTGGAGGTGATGTTATTACAAAGGCGATGATTGTCGAATGATTGACAGATCAGATGGCGGCTACGTTAGAGGACTGATAGAGAAGGGAGCAAAGGGTTGGAGTaatgaaaattgaagaagaaagagaaaaaaatggaagaaaaaagaattaaaaaagtGTTCTGGTTAAGTTTATAGACTAATCAAACTGATATATAAGTGTTCTTTAGCTTATAAAAGTGTTTGATaaatattatatcaaaatatttatgagttaaaataaattaaaagtatCATTCCCAATTTATGACTTTTCatttgattaattattttactattttattcttaataatttttctaattttcaaaataaaatttctaactttctcTTCATTCAAAGGCCTGTTTGGATAAGTTTTTTTAAGCGGCTTGTAAGCTGAAAACTGCTtattataagttaaaaataaaatatgggttaacccaatttattttttacataaatTAAGTCAAACAAAtccaattatttttaaacttattttaagtacaaaatgactttaagttaactaatcaaacactcaaaaaagttgaaaataacttataagctaaTCCAAATGGCGGGTCTCACTATTCAacattcctattttttttttttaaagatgatCATATAAATTGAATAGGGGCAGTTTAAAATGATAATTACTTAccaattaaaaaatttcaaatacaaaTGTAATGAGCATTCTGCTTTTACAAAATTACAAATAGAAATCGATAAATTGCACAATTAAGCATGAAAAAAGAACTACACTAACAGCTCTCTTCGTCAATTTTCTCCTTGTTATCAGCATACTTTTGGAGATTTTCACCATGCAACTTTCCATACCTAAACTCATCAAAAATTTCAACTCCCATATTTATGTAAAAATCATATGACTTCTTATTCCAAACTGCGACTATTCCATCCACCGATACGAATCCATTGTTTGCAGCAATGGAGGAAACTGTTCCAAACAACAATTTCCCCATTCCTAACTTTCTATAACTCTCTCTGAAGTAAAGGCTCTCGAAATAGAATCCGGGCTTGTCATTGAAGCATGAATAATTCGCGTAAAAGAAAGCATATCCCGCGATGTAAGCATCACTCTTATGGTTACCATCATCATATTTGGACCTGAACTCCTCAACTTGTTCTTCCACAACGGGGAATTTAAGGTCGAACGTTGTAAGGACAGGCTTGAACCCTTCGTCCGTGTTATTTTTGGGTTCGGTAAAAGGGGTAGGGGAGACTTCGAGTAATAGTACAGATGGCCCGTAGAAAAGGGGAAGAGGATTTTCCTTAAAAAGCAAGTTACCTAAAGAGGACTCAGTAGCTTTGTATAAATGAGTAAAGTTATGGTATGCATGAATTTGATAAAACAATTGGTATATATGGGACAGATCAGATTTTGTAGCGAGACGAACTCGTGTGTATATCTTTCCGGTGATCGTAACGTTGTTGTTATTTTCCGATGATGGGATTTCTGTGGTTATTGTTTCAGATAGAGTTGGTAGTTGAGGAGCAGGAGCCATGGGATATTATTGTCAAGTTAAATTTGAGAGAAATGAGGTTTGAGATAAAAGAATTAAGGGCAAAGAAATGTTGAATGAGATATTGTATAAAAAGAATTTAGGATGATAATGGTTATTTATAGTGGAGAATTTGGtcctttttttaattcattattTGGTTAGTGAGGTTGGTGGAAATGGGTTCCaacgaattaaaaaaaaagttggtgGAAATAACTCAAACGTGCGTTCTATATCTATTGACTGCGTCGACTAAAGCCTAAAGGGTCAAGTCATTGATGCAATTGCTTTGGCCTTTCGTcacatttttgtttttataataatagttaggatgatatttttttgagttataTATCCATCAAAATTTGGCCACCAATTTTTATGTAATGATGACTAACTACTttttaataacaataaaaaatttgGACGGAACAATTCCATTTTATATATCGTACAATTGGAGTTAAACTTTGATAAGTGAAACTCCAAAAAGTAAATTAATTACTCAAATCAACGTTCCCATTTTAAatgtaaaaatttaattaaatttcaaatttcagaaatgattcaaaatcaaattttaatcagtttaattttataaataattcatgaaattacAACTGATAAATGTTTTTGGtgtttttccattttttaaCTTAGATACTTTTGTTGAAATTTGTTTTCTTATTAAAATATGGCTTAACACTGAATAGTTATTAAATTGCTGCTACAACTTGATTAACAGTGTAAaggtatttttatttgtccattTTTTCCAATTTCTTTGAAGCCTCGTTAAATTCTAATTACTAAAGATGTTCCTTCTATACTGTGAAACAATGGAGAAATATAGAAAACAATATGTGGGAGTAGGTTTTAGCTTAGCTGGACATGcaaaaaaaatatcacaaaaATGTTAACATTGTACTAACAAACTGACAATTcttaacataaaaaaaaatgttaactTTGTACGAAAAAAGACTCACCAACTTTTTATTATACAAATGTTAACAACTACGAAGGAGCCGATGATCTTCAAAAATCAAATGTTGACAAAGTTCAGCAATATGGATTAATATTCTATGGATTACATAAATAAGGTGTAAAAGTCAAATAAAGTCGTCAACATTGACAATATAATGTTTACTGCATGATAAAGTTCAACAAGATAACGTATTATAAGAATACGTATATATTCACACTGAaaaggaatatggtttagagAAAACCggagaaaattattttcatcttagAATATGAACTTTATTTATGAATTTGCCAGGAACATATGTTTCCGTAAATAGAAAGTCAATCACACTAATTTGTTGAATATTTTAAGACAACGATAATTTTAGTAGGGGTATCAAATTGATAATAGTACGGTTCAAtcagttattttttaaaatttatatgatacatactaatttttgattattttgttttgtttaaccaaaaaaagatagaattttgaaattttctcataatattgattattttttttgtattggtatggttcaatattttttggtaatttttaaaaaacatcatttaagagTCAAGTAAAAATTATTAGATCAtgatattttgtatatatacttCCGAAGAATTTTAGAAACAAACTCTCTagaattatttttgttattgtgtAAAAGGTGGTGAATTAGGAGAACTTGAAAGATGTCATTGATAGTGATGCATCTCACTAGAGGAGATATACTTATCTTATAACTTGCTCATCGGCAagatatgaaaaaaagaaattatttgttattttgatgttagaaatatatttgaccacttatttattatttaaagtgtttaaaaataaaaaatataaaaaataaatcttcgagataaaaattaaatatcaccttaaaataaagatatttgtGCAAATGACCCTATGATGATAAAATTGATAGATGAGCATTACGTACGAATTTTGGagttttcaaaacttttttttttaacaaaaattatactatatatagcTCTTTTTTTAAGTTTGGAGGTTTCCCTTGCTAGCTCGGAATGGATCggaaaattatgtaaaataatGGAATATCAAAGAAACTAGGGGTGGCCGTTGGATTTTGAAAAATTGTCTATCGAATATTTAATTGAACTAGTTcgattttgtttgattttttttatttcaattcgatttgatttgatattcttaaaatgatttttagatgaaaacaaaatcaataattttaacCTGCAGTCCACCAACAGCAAGACAACAACATTCAACAATCAACAATTATGTAAAGTTTAAAATGCAGCAGGCAGCCAACATTCAGCAATACCAAGACAGAAACGAACTGCCAACtgctaatttttttcaattaaacaCTTATGCTCTATCATGTAAGTTGATCCAAAAACTAGAGAGTTAAACACCaagcatttcatcctcaaaatgttattttaaatttatttaataaaattttgattttttgatgcACAGTGAAATCGTTATCCTTACCTTGAACACCGAAGAAACGAATTTTTCAGAAAAGATACATATCTAATATGGCAAGGAAAAAAGACATGTGTGATGTCCCAAATAACAATTGTATCAGATATTGTGAAATCCAGCTACTCAAGCTTGGACTGAAGCTTCAAGATCACCATTAATGGTGAACATCCAATCTCACCAATGCACCAAACAAGAGAAAAGAGGAGAAACTGCCTCAGTTCCATATATTGTGAACTAGTGAATGTAAAATGAATACAAGCTACCTATTTATACAAGGATGAAAAATATCTATCCTAACTACCTCAACAAACTTGATTGAACAATTTATAGCCGGCAATACAAAAAAAATCTAACTGATCAACTAGCTAACAACTTTAACTAACTCTCTAACATATTTGTAACTAACTCCTCTGGTAGAGCTTCATGCTATGTGTGATGATCTCAATACTCCTCCACCCCCGCCCTAAAGTTGGAGGTGATGTAATTACAGCCAACTTGGACAACATACTAGAATGTTTAACTCCAATTAGGGCCTTAGTGAGGATGTCAGCCAGTTTCTGATCAGTGCCAACATAGTGTAAAATAATGAGGCCTTCCTGAAGATTGGTTCGAATAAAATAACAATCTATTTCGATGTGTTTGGTATTCTCATGGAAAACAGAATTTCATGCAATGTGTAGAGCAGACTGGCTGTCACAAAGCACATGATAAGGACCTGCAGAGGTAACTGTGAGTTCATCAAACAATCTTTGTAATAATACTAGTTCATCAACCACCTTCCTAACGGATCTGTACTCTGCCTCAGCTAAAGATAGAGAAAAGTTCTCCTACTTTTTATACTTTCAACTAATAGGGTTGGCCCCAAGTAGAAGAATATAACCAGTAACAGATTTTCTAGAGTCAGGACTGGATGCCCAGGCTGAGTCATAAAATGATTTCATTATAGAACTTCATATTTCAGAAACatgaaattcaaatttaatttaattttataaataattcatgAAGTTTCAACGTATAGAGAAGAAACAAGTGGGTGCGTAAGTGATAGAACCATGCAAagtttcataaaaatgttgacTTTGTGAGAATACGGACGactttcaccaacttcttaTTTTACAAATGTTAACATATACGAAGAAACCGATAATTCTTCCAAAAAATTAAATGTTGACAATTTTAGCAATATATATGGATAAAAATTCTATTGATTACATATATGCGGCTTGAAACTAAAGACAAATCAAGTCGTCAACATTGACAATATAATGTTTACCAAATGCACGAAAGCTCAATAAGGACAATATGTATGAGAACCCACATATATTCATACTGAAAAGGAGCATggtttagagaaaaaaatattttcttcttaagTGAAATTTCTCATAAATTTTCCAGGAAACATGTGTTTCTGTAAATGGAAATTAAGCCAATCACGCAAATTTGTTGAATGTTTTAAGAAAACGACAATTCTAGTTGGGGTGTTAATGGCACGCTTTAAtcagttatttttaaaaaatttacatTGTCCGTACtaattttttgttgttataAATTCATTGAATGTGTGGATTTAGTTTCATTTAGTTAATACATGATATTCTtatattcatatatacatatttcttaTGTTCTATAAATCATTTTGGATAAGAATGTATCCATTGATTTGAGCATTTTAATATAGTGACTTTTGGAGTGATTTCTCAACTTATAAATAGGGTTATCTTTCACCATTGTAGGTGAcacttgaaaacatatgaatAAGATGATATCTACATTTTTACTCTCCATATCTTTGTCTATAAGTTATTGATATATTCTCCTAATTCTCCTAATTAGTTAGTTAGTAGTTAGTGGTGTATTGTGTATATTGTGTAGTTGGTTGTGTAAGTGTATAATTAGTTAGTAGTTAGTGTGGGCCCTACTAAGTTTTGTGTGACTGTTAGTGTGTGTATTAAAATGTGGGTAGGTGAACTTTTACTTTACTCTTTCCCTTCTCAAAACGTTGGCTTCTGCTCCCAAAAGGTGAAATGGAAATGCTTCaatcttctctctaaattcTTAACTAGATTCAAGTTCATCCATGTCTTCCAGCCCCCATttcaacatggtatcagagcgggtCATCGATTGAGGAACTCGCCGTTGAAGCTGAAGCTCTACCATTGCAGACGAAGCTGAAGCTCGG
The genomic region above belongs to Solanum dulcamara chromosome 5, daSolDulc1.2, whole genome shotgun sequence and contains:
- the LOC129888411 gene encoding tyramine N-feruloyltransferase 4/11-like, whose protein sequence is MAPAPQLPTLSETITTEIPSSENNNNVTITGKIYTRVRLATKSDLSHIYQLFYQIHAYHNFTHLYKATESSLGNLLFKENPLPLFYGPSVLLLEVSPTPFTEPKNNTDEGFKPVLTTFDLKFPVVEEQVEEFRSKYDDGNHKSDAYIAGYAFFYANYSCFNDKPGFYFESLYFRESYRKLGMGKLLFGTVSSIAANNGFVSVDGIVAVWNKKSYDFYINMGVEIFDEFRYGKLHGENLQKYADNKEKIDEESC